The nucleotide window GAAACCAGAGAGTCAGCAGCTCTAAGCAGTTAATCGGCATCGCCGATTTCATCGAGTGTTTCGGCCGCCAGCATATCCTCGATAGTCTCTGTGTCAGGCAATTTCGTTTACACTATCGGCTCTGAATCAAATAGTTAGTGCATAGAACGAGCACCGGACTCGGCGCGGTAGTTATCACGACATCGTGTTCGGTAAATAAAACATCACGCACAGGATTGATGTAACCATCTATGAATAAACTCTCGTCTATATCCCTTGGCGTATTTGCCGTCGGACTCGTTGCAGCGGCGGCCGTCGTCACCACCACACTCCCGCTCTACACAGTTGTCGTTCTCTTTTGGATCGACTTAACGGTCTCACTGGTTCGGCGGGTATGTCAGACGTTGTTCGCCGCACCTCGTGAAACGGTTTCACCGACTGGAGCGGACCCAGCACCAGAGGGAGGTAACTCAACGCTGTCGCCGTACGAGCAGGGACTCTTCCGGTTCTTCTCGGCGAAAGTCGGGTCGATCTCATTAGTTGATCGACTGCCACCAGTAACGCTCCACAATGTCCGACCGTTCGTGAACGTCGTACTCATCTCACTGTTCTTTTTCATCCCGATATCAGCAGTTGGGCTATCGTGGAAGATTCTTCCATCGGCGGTGTTCGACGAGTTTTGGTCGTGGCCAACACCAGCGCTTATCGCCGCTGGGGTGCTCGCTGTCACGGTGAAACACGGACTGATCGTTCGACACCACACACGTTCGGGATGGCCGACTGCTGGGGCTGTCGCACCGCAGTGGCACCTCGGATTGTGGATGCTGTACTGGGTCCCGCTATGGTTTCTGACCAGTCTCCACGCGACAGGTCCCGAAGTGGGAACACTACTGACACTCATTGCGAGTCTCGTCGTTATCGGCCGGACGATACGCGATAGTCGCTCGGTTGGCACAGCTATCCCAGACTCGTCGGAGGATACAACCGACTCAGAGTCTCCGGTGAACCCGAACTACCAGATGCAGAGCCCGTCTCGGTAATACGACCCAATCGCCGTGCTGTCCGAATTGCAGGTGCAGTTGACAGTCTTCTCCCGTTCGGCAACGCCGCAAGCAGTTTCCGCCGCACCGAAGGGCAGTTTGCCATCGCAGTCGTTCTCTCAATCGGTGTCCCACTCGTTAGTACCGAGGCCATGCGGATCGACTCGGTCCTGCTTCTCAGTGTAGTGACGTTAGCGGTGCTCGGAGTCTACTTCGGCGTGAGTTTTTGCTTTCCGTTACTGTTTTCCATCCCATCGCACTTGCAGCAAGCAAGCAGGCGGCTATAAACAGTAGTCCGCTTATGCTATTGAGGGAAACCATCCTGTTATCTGATATTTGAACGATACGACTATACTTTCTTTGCTACTGTCGCCAGACTGTTCGTCAGCACGTGTCGATTGATACACCTATGATTTCGGGCTTCAATCCAACGAGTGCTCCTGAAACCGTGGCTAGATCGTCAATAGTGAAGGGGTACTCATTCCCGCCTCCACCCCCGTTTCCACGTGGGACCTATCCGAAAATACAATTGACTGTGCTTCGTTCGGACCACGTCTTACCGGGATAGCAGGAGTGGTGCGACGGGCTTCAAACGCCGGTACCTATGACGCTCCATCTGGTAGATAGGGACCACGTGTATTAGAATTTGTCCTTCTGTATCTCAATTTACTCTCATGTACTGTCTAATACATGCGGTATCTACTTCAATCCTACAAGGGTTCGTCTGTAACCATAGCTAAAGTCAAATTCAGAGTCAAGTATGAACTCCTCACATATCTTCAAAGAGATGCGAAGCATGGGATGTATCCAGATCAACTCCGTGGGCGTGGTATCCAAGCTTACTGGCTACCTTCAAAGTCGTTCCTGAGCCAGCGAAGGGGTCAAGAACCCGACCAGGTGAGTAGTCAGCATCACACTCGCACTCAGTCCACCGCACAGTTTGTCTCTGTGGGAAGGTGAACTCGCGGAAATACCCTTTCAAAACTTCCTTAGCGTCGTCAGCCAATTCTTGAGTCGATTTCTTATTCCGACCTGCGCCAGTTTGGTATTCCTTGGCTTTTCCAGCATCCGAAATGCCAACTGCTTGTACAGCTCTTAAATGCTCAAATCCGAGTTCAGACTCGACAAAACGCTTAATCGCCCTCTGCGCCTGTCCTCGACGAGGGTTCAATTTGTAATATTCGTATTTGATTAGATGGTTTACTAATTCTTCTGGATCATCGAGGTCGGAGATAAGCTCGTCTTTGTTCTTGTTGGTCACACGACGACGAGGGGCACCGCAGTCTTCACAGACTTGTGAAGGGCAAGCCAGAGTTAAAGCTCTACGAGCAAGATCTTCGGGGAATGGTGCTAAATGGTTTCGAGTATTTCTGTCGTGGCTCATCGACCAAACATCGATAGGGTTCGCTCCGGTCTGGTACAAATCAATGTATGCTTCTCTATCGTAGTAGTAGTCGTCTCGATCAAGTACGAGATGGAAGATGTGTTCGTGCCGAGGTGCGAGCCTGTCGTCGACTGGTGATGGGACACCATTCTCTTTTGTCCAAATTATATCATTTCGCACAGTCCAATCCCCCTTCCGCGCTTTCTCAGCGAACAATCCGGGGATACCTTGCAGAGATTTGTATCGATAGGTATCGCCGATATTCAAAAATACAGAACCTGTTGGCTTCAAGAACTTTTTCCACTGATCCAATATCGTCACTAAGTTCTCTACATACTCTTCAGGATCGCTCTCTTGTCCAAATTCTTCGTCATCTTCGTCTAAATACTCTCTTTTTCTCCAGTAAGGAGGTGACGTGATTATAAGATCAACAGATTCCTCCTTTACCGGTATCTCAGAACGAGAACGTTCTTCAGCCGTGTTGAAGGGTGTGATGTATCGGGCATCTGCCTCATGCAGCTCTAGTTCGGTCTCGTTTTTTTCGTGTTTGAATCCGTGTATCCTACGAATCTCTTCGGTTGGGGGGAGACCGAACTCTCGAAGTCTAAAGAAAGTCTTGAGTTCCTTGTCGAGATCTGCTACAACGTCTGGATGACTCTCTAACCGTTCGCGGACACGAAGATCAATTGTCTCCTCAGGCGTATTTGTCGCACTCTCATCTCCTAGGCGAACGAGGTTCGTATAGAACTCCCGGAACGAGACCTCGTGCGGAAAAGATACGCTGTCCGTGTTAATGTGCGTCTCGATTATTTCGATTAGACCATCCTTCGACCAGAGGCCATCTTCTCTCAGTTTGTAGTGATCTTTTATTTCGTCATAGAAGTAGTGTGAGAAGGCAACGTTTTTTTCGAAGTAGTCCTTGAGGCTATGGCTGTCTAGGGTCGCCGTGTCAACACCACCATCGTTCTTTACTTGGGCCGAGAAGCGACTAAGGTCGTCCTTCTCTGGATCTCGAAAATTTGTTGGGATGAGTATCTTATCTAAGTTATTGGAAAATATATTTGCAAATCTGCGCACATTCTCGTCAAAAAGATAGAAATCCTTCACCTCGGTTGGGTGACTGAGATCCTGATTAGACATTGGGTACTTTCCAGTCCTCATCGAGCTTGAAGACTTTGACGAAACGTTCGGTGACATCGATGTTAGACGGTTTGATAGGATTCTTATTTTGTGTAATTGGAGAGAAAATTCTATACGGCCGTACTTCATCGGTCAATAGTACCCAGACAGGAGCCATGGCCCAATCGAATCTATCTTACAGCGACCTTGCTTCGAGCCTATACTCAGATTGCCACACAGAACAGGATGTTACGGAATTCCTCCATGACCAGCTCAATGATGCTGAATGGGTAGCGCTTGGCAATCAGTCAAATAACTACAGTATCGTAGAGAACCAACAAAGTGAACCAATGGCCGCTCTCACGGAACTGATCGTCAACTCAATCGACGCCATCATTCTCAAACAATTTCACCAAACTTACGGAGACGACTTTAGAGGAGACGAATTCAAGAATCTCCACGAGGCCGTTGAAGGAGTAGTTGACCTTGATACTGCTGAGATTAATCTAACGGCAACTGGTGAACAAAACGGTCCCTTATCTCTCTCTCTTTACGACAATGGATGCGGGCAACCAAGAGACCGCTTCGAAAAAACATTCTTGAATGTCCTTACTCCTGGAGAAATTAAGCAGGATTACGACTTCTTACAAGGAAAATATGGGATGGGTAGTACGGGTGTCCTCCCATTTTGTGGCGAGCGAGGATATAAATTCATCGCGTCAGCGGCTTACGACGAAGAACAAAAGTGGTCGTGGTCGCTGATTCGCAAGAACCGGGAGAAGACGAGGTACGAATATCTAAAAATCGACGGAGAGATTCCAACGTTCGAGGGAAAGTTCGCTGAAGAGAGTTCAGGGACATTTGTCAAAGTATTCGACTATGATGCGGAGTACAAATCGAACATTACGAAGTACTTCCGCGGGATGCTTGAGCGGTATTTAGTTAACTCTCCGATTCCCATTACATTGAGAGAAACGCGGTATAGTAGTAGTTGGGGAGACCAACACACGCGAGGACTACGTCCCCGATTAAACGAGTCACCCGAAGTCGTCAAAGACGTCGATAAATTCGAACACACGTTCGATAACGATGTCTTAGGGACAAAACAAATCGAGATCTATCTTATTGAATCGAAAAAGGAACTTGAAGAGAGAGGAATTAATCCGGACCGAAGAGGGGAGTTCGTTGGTGGTAAGCAGAACGACCATGCGATACTGTTCACTGTGAATGGGCAAACACACGGTGATCAAGGAGCTACTTTCCTCAAGACTCGCTGTAGCTACAACCGTGTCGGAGGAGACTCTATTGTGATGATTGACTTCTCCGACGTGTCGGACTCGGATATCGTCGACTTATTCAAGCCCTCCAGAGACCGTCTCCAAAACAAGGACCCTGCAAAGGCTCTGAAGTCGGAACTCGAGGAGATTCTCATCGACAACGACATGCTGGATCGGGAGGAACAGCGACGTCGAGACCGAATAACAAAAGAGGATGCTGACGACCTATCAGAAGACATTTTGGAGGATCTACTTGAGAGAAACCCGAGTATCAAGAGATACCTTGAGACCGGTGAAAAGAAGCCTCGAGTAAAAGATGGAGACGGTAAGCAGGAACTCGAAGAGTACGACGGGGAATTCTTCCCCGACCGCTTCTTCGCCATCAAGAAGTTCCGCTCACGTTCGGACTACGAAATCTATTCCGAAGACGACGAGGATGGAGAACGCTTCAGGTTTAGAGTCCCAGTCAACTCAGACAAAAGGGTTCGGTTCGAACTAAACGCCGAAGACGACTATCTCACGAGGAACATGGAACGGGGGGAAATCAAATCTTCCATACCCCCTGTACTGAAGACTAAGCATCTCAAGCATGGAATATTGAATCTGACATTCGAACCACCAAGTGGGGCAGAAGTTGGGGATCAAGTACCGATTCGGCTTCAAGTCTCTCCAGCAAAACCACAGGCTCTCTCTCTCAACGTCGTGATGGAATGTACCGAGCCGGTTGAAGAAGAGCCAAAACTAAAAAAGAAACCCGACAAGACACCAGCAGAAGGGTTCGAGCTACCCCACAATCAGTGGGTTGATGAAGAAGAATGGGATGACTTCGAATTCGACGAACAAAGCATCGTCTCAGTACAACCTCGACCTGGTGAAAGTGGAATGGATATCTTCATCAATAGAGACGCTGCTCCTCTCCAGAACTATCTGAAGAGACACAACCTGAAGGACTCCGGGAAGACGATGGTGATGGAACGCTATCGACTTGCTACTGTATTCTTCTCAGCGACGCAGTACATTGAGCTCCGGCAACAGTATCAGGAGCATGAGGACTGGGAAGAGATTGAATTAACTCGGGTGGTAGAAGATGGAATGCGGGGAATCGGTCAGGTCTTGTTGGACCTTATCATCGACGATGAAACACTCGACAAGGTGACCTACTGAAGCTAACTCCAAACAACTCAACCCATAGGATTAGTCTGTAGCCCATGCAAATACACAAGTATAGAGCTCCGTAGACATGGTATTCAAATGAATATTTCCGTCGAACTCCCGGGGTTTGGGAAGATCGGTGTCGGCAGTAACTATCGTCCGGCCAATCCGGACACTACCCAATCATACCTTTCGACTCCGCTAACATCGCCTATCCTACCGTGTCAGCTACCGATTCCAACCACAATAAGAAACAGTCACTCGTCGTCTTCGACAGGCTCCAGCGTCGAGGCGTCGAAAAACGAGGTGACGACAACAGCGAGTCCTTGAGAACGTTTACTCTGGGATCGTTACTGTCACCGTTTCGGTATCGACGACTTCACCATCTCGGATGAATTTGATTGTGAGTTGGCGGTCCCCTGATGTGACCGTGAGATCCGGATGGAGATATTCAGTCGTGCTTGCTCCCGG belongs to Halogeometricum borinquense DSM 11551 and includes:
- a CDS encoding DNA-methyltransferase; the protein is MSNQDLSHPTEVKDFYLFDENVRRFANIFSNNLDKILIPTNFRDPEKDDLSRFSAQVKNDGGVDTATLDSHSLKDYFEKNVAFSHYFYDEIKDHYKLREDGLWSKDGLIEIIETHINTDSVSFPHEVSFREFYTNLVRLGDESATNTPEETIDLRVRERLESHPDVVADLDKELKTFFRLREFGLPPTEEIRRIHGFKHEKNETELELHEADARYITPFNTAEERSRSEIPVKEESVDLIITSPPYWRKREYLDEDDEEFGQESDPEEYVENLVTILDQWKKFLKPTGSVFLNIGDTYRYKSLQGIPGLFAEKARKGDWTVRNDIIWTKENGVPSPVDDRLAPRHEHIFHLVLDRDDYYYDREAYIDLYQTGANPIDVWSMSHDRNTRNHLAPFPEDLARRALTLACPSQVCEDCGAPRRRVTNKNKDELISDLDDPEELVNHLIKYEYYKLNPRRGQAQRAIKRFVESELGFEHLRAVQAVGISDAGKAKEYQTGAGRNKKSTQELADDAKEVLKGYFREFTFPQRQTVRWTECECDADYSPGRVLDPFAGSGTTLKVASKLGYHAHGVDLDTSHASHLFEDM